One genomic region from Thiohalorhabdus denitrificans encodes:
- the dnaE gene encoding DNA polymerase III subunit alpha, which produces MTTPPFVHLHVHSEFSLVDGTLRVPELIERAKGMGMPAVALTDHGNLFALVGFYNKALAAGIKPIIGSEVWVEAEGKSPLSHLVLLARDRTGYDNLVQLSSKGYLEGQERGQPRVRHQWLREHGDGLIALSANLEGEVGYWLGRGNMEAAEAAAAYYAELFPAGFYLELQRTGRTGQEAVNQGSLELAQRLQLPVVATNNVHFAEAEEAEAHEVRVAIAEGTTLERRGEERRHTEQNHLRTPDEMAALFEDVPEAVANAGHIAARCNVELSFGTPYLPAYQPPDGRSIEEFFPEAARAGLEERFPQILARVPEGRQAEVRDEYWQRLEREIGIIDQMGFPAYFLIVADFIQWAKDNDVPVGPGRGSGAGSLVAFALKITDIDPIRYGLLFERFLNPERVSMPDFDVDFCMEKRDRVIDYVAEKYGRDKVAQIITFGAMKAKAVVRDVGRVLGHPYGYVDKIAKLVPGDLGITLSQALEQEEDLRERYDNEEDVATLIDLGRRLEGLARNAGTHAGGVLISPSPLTDFVPLFKEADGDTVTSQFDKDDVEEAGLVKFDFLGLRTLTVIDKAVTLANRSRANRGEDPLDMDEIPMDDAATFRLLQRCETTAVFQLESSGMKELIQRLQPDRFEDLIALVALYRPGPLESGMVDDYVERRHGRDRDWDYPLPQLEPILKETYGVILYQEQVMQIAQVLGNYSLGAADLLRRAMGKKKPEEMAKQREIFLAGARENGIDEGKATYIFDLMEKFAGYGFNKSHSAAYALLSYRTAFLKAHYPAELMAAVLSSDMNNTDKVVNFIGDCRQMGIEVLPPDINASDLEFTVEDPARQAPDGNRAVRGYVRYGLGAVKGAGEAALEAILDERERGGPFGDLFELASRVDLRKANKRVADALIRSGAMDCLAPSRAALLEVLEDAFEEGVRVQQDIAVGQDSLFGEAEPASIGEYPAVAELSSADRLRGEKATLGLYLSGHPLDDRMEELAEITQGRIRDLAPAEGDNVVIAGLVASLKEINNRRGERMAFVSLEDPSGRAEVVVFAEAYGAARDWLRGDEPLVVVEGRAAPDEQTGGYKVTAERVMTLEEARIERVRHLAIHLSGEVGTEEVRQLGALLADHPGSCPVTIDYRIPGQARARLRMPETVRPEPALLEPLGRLVGEDGLDLRYGAGAEEARG; this is translated from the coding sequence ATGACCACGCCCCCTTTCGTCCACCTCCACGTTCATTCGGAGTTCTCCCTGGTGGACGGCACCCTACGGGTGCCCGAGCTCATCGAGCGCGCCAAGGGTATGGGCATGCCCGCCGTGGCCCTCACCGACCACGGTAACCTGTTCGCCCTGGTGGGCTTCTACAACAAGGCCCTCGCCGCCGGCATCAAGCCCATCATCGGCTCCGAGGTGTGGGTGGAGGCGGAGGGGAAGTCGCCGCTGTCCCACCTGGTCCTGCTCGCCCGCGACCGCACCGGCTATGACAATCTCGTCCAGCTCTCCTCCAAGGGCTACCTGGAAGGCCAGGAGCGCGGCCAGCCACGGGTCCGTCACCAGTGGCTCCGGGAGCACGGCGACGGCCTGATCGCCCTGTCCGCCAACCTGGAGGGGGAGGTGGGCTACTGGCTGGGGCGGGGCAACATGGAGGCCGCCGAGGCCGCCGCCGCCTACTACGCCGAGCTCTTCCCCGCCGGCTTCTACCTGGAGCTGCAGCGCACCGGGCGCACCGGTCAGGAGGCGGTCAACCAGGGCAGCCTGGAGCTGGCCCAGCGCCTCCAGCTCCCCGTGGTGGCCACCAACAACGTGCACTTCGCCGAGGCCGAGGAGGCCGAGGCCCACGAGGTGCGGGTGGCCATCGCCGAGGGGACAACGCTGGAGCGGCGCGGCGAGGAGCGCCGCCACACCGAGCAGAACCACCTGCGCACGCCCGACGAGATGGCGGCCCTGTTCGAGGACGTGCCCGAGGCCGTGGCCAACGCCGGCCACATCGCCGCGCGCTGCAACGTGGAGCTGTCCTTTGGCACCCCCTATCTGCCCGCCTACCAGCCGCCCGATGGCCGCAGCATCGAAGAGTTCTTCCCCGAGGCGGCACGGGCCGGCCTGGAAGAGCGCTTCCCGCAGATCCTCGCCCGGGTGCCCGAGGGGCGCCAGGCCGAGGTGCGCGACGAGTACTGGCAGCGCCTGGAGCGGGAGATCGGCATCATCGATCAGATGGGCTTTCCCGCCTACTTCCTGATCGTGGCGGACTTCATCCAGTGGGCGAAGGACAACGACGTGCCGGTGGGACCCGGCCGCGGCTCCGGGGCCGGGTCCCTGGTGGCCTTCGCCCTCAAGATCACCGACATCGACCCCATCCGCTACGGCCTGCTGTTCGAGCGCTTCCTCAACCCGGAGCGGGTCTCCATGCCCGACTTCGACGTGGACTTCTGCATGGAGAAGCGCGACCGGGTCATCGACTACGTGGCGGAGAAGTACGGCCGCGACAAGGTGGCGCAGATCATTACCTTCGGCGCCATGAAGGCCAAGGCCGTGGTGCGCGACGTGGGCCGGGTGCTCGGCCATCCCTACGGCTACGTGGACAAGATCGCCAAGCTGGTGCCCGGGGACCTGGGCATCACCCTGAGCCAGGCCCTGGAGCAGGAGGAGGACCTCCGCGAGCGCTACGACAACGAGGAGGACGTGGCCACCCTCATCGACCTGGGCCGCAGGCTGGAGGGCCTGGCCCGCAACGCCGGCACCCACGCCGGTGGCGTACTGATCTCGCCGTCGCCGCTCACCGACTTCGTGCCGCTCTTCAAGGAAGCCGACGGCGACACGGTCACCTCCCAGTTCGACAAGGACGACGTGGAGGAGGCCGGCCTGGTGAAGTTCGACTTCCTGGGCCTGCGCACCCTGACGGTCATCGACAAGGCGGTGACCCTGGCCAACCGCAGCCGCGCCAACCGGGGCGAAGATCCGCTCGATATGGACGAGATCCCCATGGACGACGCGGCTACCTTCCGGCTCCTGCAGCGCTGCGAGACCACGGCGGTGTTCCAGCTGGAGTCCTCGGGCATGAAGGAGCTCATCCAGCGCCTGCAGCCGGACCGCTTCGAGGACCTCATCGCCCTGGTGGCCCTCTACCGGCCCGGTCCGCTGGAATCGGGGATGGTGGACGACTACGTGGAGCGCCGCCACGGCCGGGACCGCGACTGGGACTATCCGCTGCCGCAGCTGGAGCCGATCCTCAAGGAGACCTACGGCGTCATCCTGTACCAGGAGCAGGTGATGCAGATCGCCCAGGTGCTCGGCAACTACAGCCTGGGCGCCGCCGACCTGCTGCGCCGCGCCATGGGCAAGAAGAAGCCCGAGGAGATGGCCAAGCAGCGCGAGATCTTCCTGGCCGGGGCGCGCGAGAACGGCATCGACGAGGGCAAGGCCACCTACATCTTCGACCTGATGGAGAAGTTCGCCGGCTACGGCTTCAACAAGTCGCACTCGGCCGCCTACGCGCTGCTCTCCTACCGCACCGCCTTCCTGAAGGCCCATTACCCCGCCGAGCTCATGGCCGCGGTGCTGTCCTCGGACATGAACAACACCGACAAGGTGGTGAACTTCATCGGCGACTGCCGACAGATGGGCATCGAGGTGCTGCCCCCGGACATCAACGCCTCGGACCTGGAGTTCACCGTGGAGGACCCCGCCCGCCAGGCCCCGGACGGGAACCGGGCCGTGCGGGGCTACGTGCGCTACGGGCTGGGCGCCGTAAAGGGGGCGGGGGAGGCCGCCCTGGAGGCCATCCTGGATGAGCGGGAGCGGGGTGGTCCCTTCGGCGACCTGTTCGAGCTGGCCAGCCGGGTGGATCTGCGCAAGGCCAACAAGCGGGTGGCGGATGCCCTCATCCGCTCCGGGGCCATGGACTGCCTGGCGCCCAGCCGGGCGGCCCTGCTGGAGGTGCTGGAGGATGCCTTCGAGGAGGGGGTGCGGGTGCAGCAGGACATCGCCGTGGGCCAGGACAGCCTGTTCGGCGAGGCGGAGCCGGCCAGCATCGGCGAGTATCCGGCCGTGGCGGAGCTCTCCAGCGCCGACCGGCTGCGCGGCGAGAAGGCCACCCTCGGGCTGTACCTCTCCGGCCACCCCCTGGACGACCGCATGGAGGAGCTCGCCGAGATCACCCAGGGGCGCATCCGCGACCTCGCCCCCGCGGAGGGGGACAACGTGGTGATCGCCGGACTGGTGGCCTCCCTCAAGGAGATCAACAACCGGCGGGGTGAGCGCATGGCCTTCGTGAGCCTGGAGGACCCCTCCGGGCGCGCCGAGGTGGTGGTCTTCGCCGAGGCCTACGGAGCGGCGCGGGACTGGCTGCGCGGCGACGAGCCCCTGGTGGTGGTGGAGGGGCGCGCCGCCCCGGACGAGCAGACCGGCGGCTACAAGGTAACCGCGGAGCGCGTCATGACCCTGGAGGAGGCCCGCATCGAGCGGGTCCGCCACCTGGCCATCCACCTTTCGGGGGAGGTGGGCACCGAGGAGGTGCGCCAGTTGGGGGCCCTGCTGGCGGACCACCCCGGAAGCTGCCCGGTGACCATCGATTATCGCATCCCCGGGCAAGCCCGGGCGCGCCTGCGCATGCCGGAGACGGTTCGGCCGGAGCCGGCCCTACTGGAACCCCTCGGCCGGCTGGTGGGGGAGGATGGGCTGGACCTGCGCTACGGGGCAGGGGCCGAGGAGGCCCGCGGCTGA
- a CDS encoding ribonuclease HII, protein MSAQEPPAQLGMPLEEPEGGCRRVLVAPDGAGLPADPVVGVDEAGRGPLAGPVVAAAVVLAEPNPVLGLTDSKKLSAKRREALHDALLEGAAAAGLGWAEPGEIDAVNILQATHRAMERAVAAIGLSSCRVRIDGNSRPAGLPDAACLVGGDLSDAAISAASILAKVTRDRWMAEHDTRYPGYGFAAHKGYGTAAHRAALERLGPSPIHRRSFKVVSRNARE, encoded by the coding sequence GTGTCCGCGCAGGAGCCTCCCGCCCAGCTGGGCATGCCCCTGGAGGAGCCGGAAGGGGGCTGCCGCCGGGTCCTGGTGGCCCCGGACGGGGCTGGCCTGCCCGCGGACCCCGTGGTGGGGGTGGACGAGGCCGGGCGGGGCCCCCTGGCGGGCCCGGTGGTGGCCGCGGCGGTGGTCCTGGCCGAGCCCAACCCGGTGCTGGGGCTCACCGACTCCAAGAAGCTTTCGGCCAAGCGGCGGGAGGCCCTCCACGACGCCCTGCTGGAGGGGGCGGCCGCCGCCGGGCTGGGCTGGGCGGAGCCCGGCGAGATCGACGCGGTGAACATCCTGCAGGCCACCCACCGGGCCATGGAGCGGGCGGTGGCCGCCATTGGTCTTTCGAGCTGCCGGGTACGCATCGACGGCAACAGCCGACCCGCGGGGCTGCCGGACGCGGCGTGCCTCGTCGGCGGCGACCTCAGCGACGCGGCCATCTCCGCCGCCTCCATCCTCGCCAAGGTCACCCGGGACCGCTGGATGGCCGAGCACGACACGCGCTATCCGGGCTACGGCTTCGCCGCCCACAAGGGCTACGGCACCGCGGCCCACCGGGCGGCCCTGGAGCGCCTGGGACCCTCGCCCATCCATCGGCGTTCCTTTAAAGTAGTGAGCCGGAACGCACGGGAGTAA
- the lpxB gene encoding lipid-A-disaccharide synthase gives MSGVSAPVSETAGHTPLAGAGRRRVMVVAGEASGDRIAAGLIREVRGREPEVHFEGVAGPAMEAAGCRALFPSDQLAVVGMTEVLRHFGDIRRVFKGLKARLKEAPPDLLVCVDAPDFNLRLAKVAHKLGIPVVYYVSPQVWAWRRGRVHKIGRIVDHMMVIFPFETEVYEQAGVPVTYVGNPLIERIPAVPEQAQARAALEVPGEAPVVALLPGSRRSEVLRMGPVLLRAAELLGERFPDAHFVLPVAGPAVGEVLDELLTEYQPPNFHRVTDSLSAAAAADCAAVTSGTATLETAVVGTPLVVLYKLSPVTFWLAQRLIKVPHIGMVNLVAGREVAPELIQDDAEPGRVSEELGRYLADPAARERARRDLAGVRATLGENPSARAAEVVLGHIRREG, from the coding sequence GTGAGCGGGGTCTCCGCGCCGGTGTCCGAAACGGCCGGGCATACCCCCTTGGCCGGGGCGGGCAGGCGCCGGGTCATGGTGGTGGCCGGGGAGGCCTCCGGGGACCGCATCGCCGCCGGTCTGATCCGCGAGGTGCGGGGGCGGGAGCCGGAGGTCCACTTCGAAGGGGTGGCGGGGCCGGCCATGGAGGCCGCCGGCTGCCGGGCCCTGTTCCCCTCCGATCAGCTTGCCGTGGTGGGCATGACCGAGGTGCTGCGCCACTTCGGCGACATACGCCGGGTATTCAAGGGGCTGAAGGCCCGACTCAAGGAGGCGCCGCCGGACCTCCTGGTGTGCGTGGACGCCCCCGACTTCAACCTGCGCCTGGCCAAGGTCGCCCATAAGCTGGGCATCCCGGTGGTCTACTACGTGAGCCCCCAGGTCTGGGCCTGGCGGCGCGGCCGGGTGCACAAGATCGGCCGCATTGTCGATCACATGATGGTCATCTTCCCGTTCGAGACCGAGGTCTACGAGCAGGCAGGGGTGCCCGTCACCTACGTGGGCAACCCCCTCATCGAGCGCATCCCGGCCGTTCCGGAGCAGGCTCAGGCCCGGGCGGCGCTCGAGGTGCCCGGGGAGGCCCCGGTGGTGGCCCTGCTCCCCGGCAGCCGCCGCTCCGAGGTGCTGCGCATGGGCCCGGTCCTGCTGCGGGCGGCCGAGCTGCTGGGGGAGCGCTTTCCCGACGCCCATTTCGTGCTGCCGGTGGCCGGGCCGGCGGTGGGCGAGGTGCTCGACGAGCTGCTCACGGAGTACCAGCCGCCCAACTTCCACCGCGTGACGGACAGCCTTTCCGCAGCGGCGGCCGCCGATTGCGCGGCGGTGACCTCGGGCACGGCCACCCTGGAGACGGCGGTGGTGGGCACCCCCCTGGTGGTGCTCTACAAGCTGTCGCCGGTGACCTTCTGGCTGGCCCAGCGCCTGATCAAAGTGCCCCACATCGGCATGGTGAACCTGGTGGCCGGACGCGAGGTGGCCCCCGAGCTGATCCAGGACGACGCCGAGCCGGGCCGCGTGTCCGAGGAGCTGGGGCGCTACCTGGCGGATCCCGCCGCCCGCGAGCGGGCGCGGCGGGACCTGGCCGGGGTCCGGGCCACCCTGGGCGAGAACCCCTCCGCCCGGGCCGCCGAGGTGGTGCTCGGCCACATCCGGCGGGAGGGGTAG
- a CDS encoding DegT/DnrJ/EryC1/StrS family aminotransferase, which produces MVDLKGQMATLMEEVEPEIREVLETGQFIMGPRGKAFEEEAAGFLGVQRAVGVASGTDALHLALLAAGVGPGDEVITTPFTFAATAEAILYVGARPVFADVDRESYNLDPEAVAAAVTPRTRALLPVHLFGQPVDMEALGAVAEEHGLTIVEDCAQSFGAARGGRTTGAWGVAGAFSFFPSKNLGGAGDGGLITTNDEAVADRLLRLRNHGSSRPYYHDELGFNSRLDELQAVVLRAKLKRIRAYNEGRRRVAMAYRRHLADAPVTLPAEVEEGAHVYHQFVLQAANRDEIKAALQAADIASAVYYAVPLHRQPAFAEAAGGASCPVAEELAERVLALPMFPELAKEDVERIAAVVAETARP; this is translated from the coding sequence ATGGTGGACCTGAAGGGGCAGATGGCCACCCTCATGGAAGAGGTGGAGCCCGAGATCCGCGAGGTCCTCGAGACGGGCCAGTTCATCATGGGCCCGCGCGGCAAGGCCTTCGAGGAGGAGGCCGCCGGGTTCCTCGGCGTGCAGCGGGCCGTGGGGGTGGCCTCGGGAACGGACGCCCTCCATCTGGCCCTGCTGGCGGCCGGGGTGGGTCCGGGCGATGAGGTGATCACCACCCCCTTCACCTTCGCCGCCACCGCCGAGGCCATCCTCTACGTGGGGGCGCGCCCGGTGTTCGCCGACGTGGACCGGGAGAGCTACAACCTCGACCCCGAGGCGGTGGCGGCGGCGGTAACCCCGCGCACCCGGGCCCTGCTGCCCGTGCACCTGTTCGGCCAGCCGGTGGACATGGAGGCCCTGGGCGCGGTGGCCGAGGAGCACGGCCTGACCATCGTCGAGGACTGCGCCCAGAGCTTCGGCGCGGCCCGCGGCGGGCGCACCACGGGGGCCTGGGGGGTGGCGGGCGCCTTCAGCTTCTTCCCCAGCAAGAACCTGGGCGGGGCGGGCGACGGTGGCCTGATCACCACCAACGACGAGGCCGTGGCCGACCGCCTTCTGCGCCTGCGCAACCACGGCTCCAGCCGGCCCTACTACCACGACGAGCTGGGCTTCAACAGCCGCCTCGACGAGCTGCAGGCGGTGGTGCTGCGCGCCAAGCTCAAGCGCATCCGCGCCTACAACGAGGGGCGGCGGCGGGTGGCCATGGCCTACCGGCGCCACCTGGCCGACGCGCCGGTGACCCTGCCGGCCGAGGTGGAGGAGGGCGCCCACGTCTACCACCAGTTCGTGCTCCAGGCGGCGAACCGCGACGAGATCAAGGCGGCCCTGCAGGCCGCGGATATCGCCTCGGCGGTCTACTACGCCGTGCCGCTCCACCGGCAGCCCGCCTTCGCCGAGGCCGCCGGCGGGGCCTCCTGCCCGGTGGCCGAGGAGCTCGCCGAGCGGGTTCTGGCCCTGCCCATGTTCCCCGAGCTGGCCAAGGAGGACGTGGAGCGCATCGCCGCCGTGGTGGCGGAGACGGCCCGGCCGTGA
- a CDS encoding Gfo/Idh/MocA family protein: MSEPLRAGVVGVGSLGRYHAQKYAANPRAELVGLIDADAGRAAEVAEETGCRVFEDLPALLEQVDVITVAAPTEMHREIGVAALDAGVNVLMEKPIAATLEEADALIDAADRAGKVLQAGHLLRFHPGVRRIGEQGWDRQPPRYVEANRLNSFQPRSLDIDVILDLMVHDLDLILHWVQSPVVEVRAIGIPVVTDKVDMANARIAFANGAVANVTASRVARKQVREVRMFQPHRYVSLDFVEGAMGVYELDEGAAEGPVPGARGDQETLESADLLAEEVDIFLAACRGEPTIGVSGIEGRDALDLGLRVRAAIDEHFQQYGIPADLEEVRS, from the coding sequence ATGAGTGAGCCATTGCGAGCAGGGGTGGTCGGGGTCGGCAGCCTGGGTCGGTACCACGCCCAGAAATACGCCGCGAACCCCCGGGCCGAGCTGGTGGGACTGATCGACGCGGACGCCGGCCGGGCGGCGGAGGTGGCCGAGGAGACGGGGTGCCGGGTCTTCGAGGACCTGCCCGCCCTGCTGGAGCAGGTGGATGTGATCACCGTCGCCGCCCCCACCGAGATGCACCGGGAGATTGGCGTGGCCGCCCTGGACGCCGGGGTCAACGTGCTGATGGAGAAGCCCATCGCCGCGACCCTGGAGGAGGCCGACGCCCTCATCGACGCCGCGGACCGGGCCGGCAAGGTCCTTCAGGCCGGCCACCTGCTGCGCTTCCACCCCGGGGTGCGGCGGATCGGGGAGCAGGGCTGGGACCGCCAGCCGCCCCGCTACGTGGAGGCCAACCGCCTCAACTCCTTCCAGCCGCGCTCCCTGGACATCGACGTGATCCTGGACCTGATGGTCCACGACCTGGATCTGATCCTCCACTGGGTGCAGTCCCCGGTGGTAGAGGTGCGCGCCATCGGCATCCCGGTGGTCACCGACAAGGTCGACATGGCCAATGCCCGCATCGCCTTCGCCAACGGCGCGGTCGCCAACGTCACCGCCTCCCGGGTGGCCCGCAAGCAGGTTCGCGAGGTGCGGATGTTCCAGCCCCACCGCTACGTGTCCCTGGACTTCGTCGAGGGGGCCATGGGGGTCTACGAGCTGGACGAGGGGGCGGCCGAGGGCCCCGTGCCGGGCGCCCGGGGCGACCAGGAGACCCTGGAGAGCGCCGACCTGCTCGCCGAGGAGGTGGACATCTTCCTGGCCGCCTGCCGCGGCGAGCCCACCATCGGCGTCTCCGGCATCGAGGGTCGGGACGCCCTGGACCTGGGGCTGCGGGTGCGCGCCGCCATCGACGAGCACTTCCAGCAATACGGCATTCCCGCCGACCTTGAGGAGGTCCGGTCGTGA
- a CDS encoding LpxI family protein has protein sequence MTGGAGAPVIGLIAGYGRFPLLYADSLRAQGYRVFCAAIREESDPDIRAHVDELTWLRLGQLGKLIEAFRKAGVEEAVMAGKVHKTRIYKLRPDLRAVKLMARAPDFKDDTLLGAVASELDRAGIRLVSSIEHAGELLPGPGVLTRRDPDKTEQGDIAFGWELAKSIAGQDIGQSVVIKKRSVMAVEAIEGTDEAIRRGGSLGGGGVTVVKVAKPGQDVRFDVPTVGVDTVEVMAEAGATCLALEAGMTLVLDQAEMVAAADAAGISIVLEDPLAHVGGGEGSRIPS, from the coding sequence GTGACCGGCGGGGCGGGCGCCCCGGTGATCGGCCTGATCGCCGGCTACGGGCGCTTCCCCCTCCTCTACGCCGACAGCCTGCGGGCCCAGGGATACCGGGTTTTCTGCGCGGCCATCCGCGAGGAGAGCGACCCGGACATCCGTGCCCACGTGGACGAGCTGACCTGGCTGCGCCTCGGCCAGCTGGGCAAGCTCATCGAGGCCTTCCGCAAGGCGGGCGTGGAAGAGGCCGTCATGGCCGGCAAAGTCCACAAGACCCGGATCTATAAGCTCCGCCCCGACCTGCGCGCCGTAAAGCTCATGGCCCGCGCCCCCGACTTCAAGGACGACACCCTGCTGGGGGCGGTGGCGAGCGAGCTGGACCGCGCCGGGATCCGCTTGGTCTCCTCCATCGAGCACGCCGGCGAGCTCCTTCCGGGGCCGGGGGTCCTGACCCGCCGCGATCCCGATAAGACCGAGCAGGGGGACATCGCCTTCGGCTGGGAGCTGGCCAAGAGCATCGCGGGCCAGGACATCGGCCAGAGCGTGGTGATCAAGAAGCGCTCCGTCATGGCCGTGGAAGCCATCGAGGGCACCGACGAGGCCATCCGCCGCGGCGGCAGCCTGGGCGGGGGCGGGGTCACCGTGGTGAAGGTGGCCAAGCCCGGACAGGACGTCCGCTTCGACGTGCCCACCGTGGGCGTGGATACCGTCGAGGTGATGGCCGAGGCGGGGGCCACCTGCCTGGCCCTGGAGGCGGGGATGACCCTGGTGCTGGACCAGGCGGAGATGGTGGCCGCCGCCGATGCGGCGGGCATCAGCATCGTACTTGAGGATCCGCTGGCGCACGTCGGCGGGGGGGAAGGGAGCCGCATACCATCATGA
- the lpxA gene encoding acyl-ACP--UDP-N-acetylglucosamine O-acyltransferase, producing MIHETAWVDPAADLASDVEVGPFSVIGPNVSIGAGAWIGPHVVIQGNTRIGPGVQIFQFASVGAPPQDKKYGGGATYLEIGADTIIRESATLHLGTEEGGGVTRVGSDVLVMAYVHVAHDCQVGDHVVLSNAVTLAGHVTVGEHAIIGGMTAVHQFCHIGPYAFVGGASAVSMDVPPFASVAGNRARLYGPNTVGLDRAGFSKETVDGLKRAFKALFHKRRPREQALAELEATADAEIAEVRQVMDFLRQSERGVVR from the coding sequence ATGATTCACGAAACGGCATGGGTGGATCCCGCAGCGGATCTGGCCTCGGACGTGGAGGTGGGCCCTTTTTCCGTCATCGGCCCGAACGTATCCATCGGCGCGGGGGCCTGGATCGGTCCCCATGTGGTCATCCAGGGCAACACCCGGATCGGCCCCGGCGTCCAGATCTTCCAGTTCGCCTCCGTGGGCGCTCCGCCCCAGGACAAGAAGTACGGCGGCGGTGCGACCTATCTGGAGATCGGGGCGGACACCATCATCCGCGAGTCCGCCACGCTCCACCTCGGTACCGAGGAGGGGGGCGGCGTGACCCGGGTGGGCTCGGACGTCCTGGTGATGGCCTACGTGCACGTGGCCCACGACTGCCAGGTGGGGGACCACGTGGTGCTGTCCAACGCCGTCACCCTCGCCGGGCATGTCACCGTGGGCGAGCACGCCATCATCGGCGGCATGACGGCGGTGCACCAGTTCTGCCACATCGGCCCGTACGCCTTCGTCGGCGGGGCCTCGGCGGTCTCCATGGATGTCCCCCCCTTCGCCTCCGTGGCCGGTAACCGGGCCCGCCTGTACGGACCCAACACCGTCGGCCTGGACCGGGCCGGCTTCTCCAAGGAGACGGTGGACGGCCTCAAGCGGGCCTTCAAGGCCCTGTTCCACAAGCGCCGGCCGCGGGAGCAGGCCTTGGCGGAGCTGGAGGCGACGGCGGACGCCGAGATCGCCGAGGTGCGGCAGGTCATGGACTTCCTGCGCCAGTCCGAGCGGGGGGTGGTGCGGTGA
- the fabZ gene encoding 3-hydroxyacyl-ACP dehydratase FabZ, with protein MEARSDDLGIEGILQYLPHRYPFLLVDRILEWEPGERMTAIKNVTFNEPFFEGHFPDFPIMPGVLIVEALVQVGGLLACKSEPEATQDKHVYFMGIDKARFRKPVVPGDQLRMEVAVTKHRGKVWQFDAAAYVDDERAADAQLMATITAD; from the coding sequence GTGGAGGCGAGATCGGACGACCTGGGGATCGAGGGCATCCTGCAGTACCTGCCTCACCGCTACCCCTTTCTGCTGGTGGACCGGATCCTGGAGTGGGAGCCGGGCGAACGGATGACGGCCATCAAGAACGTCACCTTCAACGAGCCGTTCTTCGAGGGCCATTTCCCGGACTTCCCGATCATGCCGGGGGTGCTCATCGTCGAGGCCCTGGTCCAGGTGGGCGGCCTGCTGGCCTGCAAGTCCGAGCCCGAGGCCACCCAGGACAAGCACGTCTACTTCATGGGGATCGACAAGGCCCGCTTCCGCAAGCCCGTGGTGCCGGGGGACCAACTGCGGATGGAGGTGGCTGTGACCAAGCACCGGGGGAAGGTCTGGCAGTTCGACGCCGCGGCCTACGTGGACGACGAGCGGGCCGCCGACGCCCAGCTCATGGCGACCATCACGGCGGATTGA
- the lpxD gene encoding UDP-3-O-(3-hydroxymyristoyl)glucosamine N-acyltransferase, with protein sequence MAKARQPMKAGELAAELGLEIRGEGGRRISGAASLEKAGGEDLSFLANPRYRQQLARTGAGAVILAPQAAEEFPGTALVADNPYAAWARALELLFPEARPEPGIHHTAVLGSGAEVAEDARLEAQVVIGAGARIESGAWIEAGTVVGDHCVVGADSRLGPNVTLYAGTELGRRVRLHAGVVLGSDGFGLAPEGRAYRKIPQVGRVVIEDDVEIGANTCIDRAALEETRVGRGTKVDNLVQIGHNCRIGAHCVISGLAGLAGSAELGEHCTVAAQAGIAGHLHVAPETTIGAKAGVISSIDKPGVYAGFPHQPHNDWRREQASLRQLSSFRERLRALERAEKRNPEEGDS encoded by the coding sequence ATGGCGAAGGCACGACAGCCCATGAAGGCGGGGGAGCTGGCGGCCGAGCTGGGCCTGGAGATCCGCGGCGAGGGGGGCCGTCGGATCTCCGGGGCCGCGTCCCTGGAGAAAGCGGGTGGGGAGGATCTCTCCTTTCTCGCCAACCCCCGCTACCGCCAGCAGCTGGCACGGACCGGAGCGGGAGCCGTGATCCTCGCCCCGCAGGCCGCCGAGGAATTCCCCGGCACCGCCCTGGTGGCGGACAACCCCTACGCCGCCTGGGCCCGCGCCCTGGAGCTGCTCTTCCCGGAAGCCCGTCCGGAGCCGGGCATCCATCACACCGCCGTGCTCGGCTCGGGGGCCGAGGTGGCGGAGGACGCCCGCCTGGAGGCCCAGGTGGTGATCGGCGCCGGGGCGCGCATCGAGTCGGGGGCCTGGATCGAGGCGGGCACCGTGGTGGGCGACCACTGCGTCGTCGGGGCGGATAGCCGCCTGGGTCCCAATGTCACCCTGTACGCCGGCACCGAGCTGGGCCGGCGCGTCCGCCTCCACGCGGGGGTGGTGCTGGGGTCCGACGGATTCGGCCTGGCCCCGGAGGGGCGCGCCTACCGAAAGATCCCCCAGGTGGGCCGGGTGGTGATCGAGGACGACGTGGAGATCGGCGCCAATACCTGCATCGATCGCGCGGCCCTTGAGGAGACCCGCGTGGGCCGGGGCACCAAGGTCGATAACCTGGTGCAGATTGGCCACAACTGCCGAATCGGGGCGCATTGCGTCATCTCGGGCTTGGCGGGGCTCGCGGGCAGTGCCGAGCTGGGGGAGCACTGTACCGTGGCCGCCCAGGCCGGGATTGCCGGGCACCTGCATGTGGCTCCCGAAACCACCATCGGCGCCAAGGCCGGAGTTATCAGCAGCATCGACAAGCCCGGCGTCTACGCCGGCTTTCCGCATCAACCGCACAATGACTGGCGGCGAGAGCAAGCCTCGCTGCGCCAGCTGAGCTCCTTTCGGGAGCGGTTGAGGGCCCTGGAGCGGGCGGAGAAGCGAAACCCTGAAGAAGGAGATTCCTAA